From the genome of Thermogutta terrifontis, one region includes:
- a CDS encoding efflux RND transporter periplasmic adaptor subunit, which translates to MTRQKIWQNVISLGIAALVVAVGVVIAVLSGWMFGEEKDGQTPGSSETRQAASEAQNAVPVIVQPARTMVFEQRVQVAGNILSKRYALVSARIPGTLDAIFVDEGDLVEAGKTKLFQTDSVKLTQAVAIAQEQVTVAECSVREKEALLEKTLVAKEVAEADLARYRDLSQQSAVSRQMVEHQAAQVRQLEADVRHVRTLIELAKAQLEQARLNLKIAEKDLADSLVIAPVSGRVSRRMKEPGEMAGAGEPVLRIDDLSLVEVSIFVPSEYYDQVVVGQTKMRVRAAGRDLGELPVSFKSPVIEPRLRTFQVKALLQSPPPEVVPGCLAEVTLVLASRQGLGVPAPAVQQRGGRNVVFVVAEGKAKAVPVELGWETEGWREIRSGLSAVVPVITTGQSLVDDGTPVRVVKEAGP; encoded by the coding sequence ATGACTCGTCAGAAGATATGGCAAAACGTAATCAGTTTGGGGATAGCGGCCCTGGTCGTCGCGGTGGGGGTGGTGATTGCTGTCCTTTCGGGCTGGATGTTCGGTGAGGAAAAGGACGGCCAAACGCCCGGGTCTTCCGAGACACGCCAGGCTGCCTCGGAGGCTCAGAATGCCGTGCCGGTGATTGTCCAACCCGCGCGCACCATGGTGTTTGAACAGCGGGTCCAGGTGGCGGGAAATATCCTGTCCAAGCGTTATGCACTCGTTTCCGCCCGGATACCGGGCACGCTGGACGCCATCTTCGTGGATGAGGGTGACCTGGTGGAAGCGGGGAAGACGAAACTCTTCCAGACCGATTCCGTGAAACTGACGCAGGCAGTGGCCATTGCCCAGGAACAGGTGACGGTGGCGGAATGCTCGGTGCGGGAGAAAGAGGCCCTTTTGGAAAAAACGCTGGTAGCGAAGGAAGTGGCCGAGGCCGATCTGGCCCGGTACAGAGACCTGTCGCAGCAAAGCGCCGTTTCCCGTCAGATGGTGGAGCACCAGGCAGCGCAGGTGCGGCAGTTGGAAGCCGATGTCCGTCATGTGCGGACGCTCATCGAGTTGGCCAAGGCTCAGCTTGAACAGGCCCGACTCAACCTGAAAATTGCCGAGAAGGACCTTGCCGATTCACTCGTGATTGCCCCGGTGTCGGGCCGGGTGTCGAGACGGATGAAAGAGCCGGGCGAAATGGCGGGGGCCGGAGAGCCTGTTCTCCGTATCGATGATCTTTCGCTCGTGGAGGTGAGCATCTTCGTCCCCTCCGAATATTACGACCAGGTGGTGGTTGGACAAACGAAGATGCGTGTCCGGGCGGCAGGGCGTGACCTGGGCGAATTGCCTGTCAGCTTCAAAAGCCCTGTTATCGAGCCTCGCCTGCGGACTTTCCAGGTGAAGGCGCTCCTCCAATCACCCCCGCCGGAAGTTGTGCCCGGCTGCCTGGCAGAAGTGACTCTTGTGCTGGCTTCCCGGCAGGGATTGGGTGTTCCCGCCCCGGCCGTTCAGCAGCGGGGGGGCCGGAACGTTGTCTTCGTAGTGGCGGAAGGAAAGGCCAAGGCGGTGCCCGTCGAATTGGGGTGGGAAACGGAAGGCTGGCGTGAGATCCGCTCGGGATTGTCGGCCGTTGTGCCCGTCATCACCACCGGCCAGTCGCTCGTGGATGACGGAACACCGGTCCGCGTTGTCAAGGAGGCAGGCCCATGA
- a CDS encoding TetR/AcrR family transcriptional regulator — MTPSLTEKCRELAASVMKDGISQAALEVLKQHGYEGLTMDRVAEVAGVAKGSIYHYFRNKQELVTHVFEQIIEPAIRAGEEIVQKASPALEKLEAMVRMWLEYFSQHRSLFDFLFRDPAVRELCFTSQRAKHGLAIDRFRAILQQGMEEGVFRSLDPVVVAEMIIGALQFVIERQLETGETRPIDDSVQRLLDVFVHGIGAPSKGVGGNQVAPVG; from the coding sequence ATGACGCCAAGCTTGACTGAAAAGTGTCGCGAACTCGCCGCCTCGGTCATGAAAGACGGTATCAGCCAGGCGGCGCTCGAGGTCCTCAAGCAGCACGGCTATGAAGGGCTGACCATGGACCGCGTGGCCGAGGTGGCGGGCGTCGCCAAGGGGAGCATTTACCACTATTTCCGCAACAAACAGGAGCTCGTGACCCACGTTTTCGAGCAAATCATCGAACCGGCCATTCGGGCGGGGGAAGAGATCGTCCAGAAAGCCTCTCCCGCTCTGGAGAAGCTTGAAGCCATGGTCCGCATGTGGCTGGAGTATTTTTCCCAGCACAGGTCTCTGTTCGACTTTTTGTTCCGCGATCCAGCCGTGCGGGAACTCTGTTTCACGTCGCAAAGGGCCAAGCACGGCCTGGCGATCGATCGCTTTCGGGCGATCCTTCAGCAGGGCATGGAAGAGGGCGTTTTTCGATCGCTCGACCCTGTGGTTGTGGCGGAAATGATCATTGGGGCCCTGCAATTCGTGATCGAGCGTCAGCTCGAAACGGGCGAGACGCGTCCCATTGATGACAGTGTTCAACGACTCTTGGACGTTTTTGTGCACGGAATTGGTGCCCCTAGCAAAGGTGTCGGTGGCAATCAGGTAGCCCCGGTGGGTTGA
- a CDS encoding efflux transporter outer membrane subunit — translation MGNTQPGELQRHRTWSPANSARRPRSGIVALASLTTLLLIAAGGCSTSLRDWWHKGFKVGPDYCPPSAEVGEAWIDSNDPAVKTSGNIDYAHWWTVFNDPVLNELVYTAYQENLPLKIAAWRIMEARYQLGVARGYLLPQEQQAIGSFMRNQMSGEAFPMSKFSQIPGFKMSYDDWLGGLTASWELDFWGRYRRMIEAAEANVQAQEEDYNAALVLLQAEVASTYIQLRELDERLDLARKNVALQRDTLAIAKARFEQGIVSQLDVHQAQAILSNTESMIPMLESMRRVAENRLCTLLGQPPQDLDPVLGPPGKIPTVPPEVVVGIPADLLRRRPDVRRAERLAAAQCAKIGVAEAEFYPHIAITGQLAWQAENFSDLFGSSAFTGMIGPGFRWNILNYGRIRNNVLMEDARFRQAILGYQETVLRAAEEAEDMITAFLMEQRRLRALEQATQATAQASQLAVAQYQQGLIDFQRVIDSQRALVQQQDALAESRGKVALNLIGVYKALGGGWEMRRNPTAGVILTQLQTKQGSQSGQAVTPAPTPAEVPQSAPPASPFKREPENSQPQAPAAPAQPSAEGQGQQVPPAPMPEAPPAQKLPQAPGNLPPPPVPSESSAEQKLSLPVLPVQGEVGEIGISG, via the coding sequence ATGGGGAACACACAACCCGGAGAATTACAAAGGCACCGAACCTGGAGTCCCGCCAACTCGGCGAGGAGACCACGGTCAGGGATTGTCGCCCTCGCTTCCCTAACCACCCTCTTGTTGATTGCGGCAGGTGGCTGCTCCACCAGTTTGAGGGATTGGTGGCATAAAGGGTTCAAGGTCGGGCCCGACTATTGCCCTCCCTCCGCTGAGGTCGGCGAAGCGTGGATCGACAGCAACGATCCGGCGGTAAAGACATCCGGGAACATCGATTACGCGCATTGGTGGACGGTCTTCAATGACCCCGTGCTCAATGAACTCGTTTACACAGCCTATCAGGAAAACCTGCCGCTGAAGATCGCCGCGTGGCGGATCATGGAGGCGAGATACCAACTGGGGGTGGCACGCGGCTATCTCCTCCCACAAGAGCAACAAGCGATCGGCTCTTTCATGCGAAATCAGATGAGCGGGGAAGCGTTCCCCATGTCCAAGTTTTCCCAGATCCCCGGCTTCAAGATGTCTTACGACGATTGGCTGGGCGGTCTGACGGCTTCCTGGGAACTGGATTTCTGGGGACGGTACCGACGGATGATCGAGGCGGCCGAGGCCAACGTCCAGGCGCAGGAGGAAGATTACAACGCGGCCCTCGTCTTGCTGCAAGCGGAGGTGGCTTCCACGTACATCCAACTCCGTGAACTGGATGAGCGTCTCGATCTTGCGCGCAAGAACGTCGCTCTTCAGCGGGACACGCTGGCCATCGCCAAGGCTCGATTCGAGCAGGGCATCGTCAGCCAGCTTGACGTGCACCAGGCCCAGGCGATCCTCTCCAACACCGAGTCAATGATTCCCATGCTGGAGTCGATGCGGCGTGTGGCGGAAAACCGCCTGTGCACACTTTTGGGGCAACCTCCGCAGGACCTCGACCCGGTGCTGGGTCCGCCGGGCAAGATTCCCACTGTTCCCCCCGAGGTCGTCGTGGGAATTCCCGCCGACCTGCTCCGCCGCCGGCCCGATGTGCGGCGTGCCGAACGACTTGCGGCGGCCCAGTGCGCCAAGATCGGTGTAGCGGAGGCCGAGTTCTATCCCCACATTGCCATCACTGGTCAACTGGCCTGGCAGGCGGAAAACTTCAGCGACCTGTTCGGGTCCAGCGCCTTTACGGGGATGATTGGACCGGGCTTCCGCTGGAACATTCTCAATTATGGCCGGATTCGCAACAACGTGTTGATGGAGGATGCCCGATTCCGGCAGGCAATTCTCGGTTATCAGGAAACCGTGCTGCGTGCGGCGGAAGAAGCAGAAGATATGATCACCGCATTCTTGATGGAGCAGCGACGGCTGCGGGCACTGGAGCAGGCTACCCAGGCCACTGCTCAGGCCTCTCAACTGGCCGTCGCGCAGTATCAACAGGGCCTCATCGACTTCCAACGGGTGATCGACTCGCAGCGGGCGCTGGTCCAGCAGCAGGACGCTCTGGCGGAGTCGAGAGGGAAAGTGGCGCTCAACCTCATTGGCGTGTACAAGGCATTGGGCGGCGGCTGGGAGATGCGGCGAAATCCCACGGCCGGGGTCATTCTGACGCAGTTGCAAACGAAGCAAGGTTCTCAGAGCGGCCAGGCGGTGACTCCCGCGCCCACTCCCGCCGAGGTCCCGCAGTCGGCACCACCGGCTTCTCCATTCAAACGAGAACCGGAAAACTCGCAACCACAGGCCCCAGCGGCGCCAGCCCAACCGTCAGCAGAGGGGCAGGGGCAACAGGTACCACCAGCCCCCATGCCCGAGGCGCCGCCGGCCCAGAAGTTACCGCAGGCCCCGGGCAATTTACCGCCGCCGCCAGTTCCCTCCGAATCATCCGCGGAACAAAAACTTTCACTCCCAGTGTTGCCGGTTCAGGGGGAAGTAGGGGAGATAGGGATTTCCGGTTAA